One Clostridia bacterium genomic window, AATGCCGCGCCCAAGGCAATATCTTCAATCTCCGTCAAACCTATTTTCCGCAACTAGATCAACTCTCCTTTCATCGTGGTCTCGTTTGCTCCCGCACTTTTACATAAAGAGCCCAGGATGGCGAAAGACAACAGGGAAACCACAATACCATTAATTGGCCCTACAAACGACCATGAGACAAGATGCGCAGATCATGGCCCCGGCCCAGACCATGGCAATAGACCACCAGCTTTCCCTCCGTTCACCGCTCACCTCAAAACCGGTCTTGTTCTGTTCCATTTGCCAACCCCTTTCCGCTATACTGGTTTTTAATAGTGCCAGTATAACGGAACAAGGGAAAAGTTGTTAATTAGCCCACCGGCAAAAAAACAGCCTGATTGTTTTGTCTGAAAGGACAAAACACCAGGCTAAAATTCCAAGACCCGGCTGATGGCCACCGCCTCATAGAGCTTGGCGGAAGCAGGCATGGTCCCAACCCGGTAACCCAGGCGATCAGAGATGCACTTCAGCCGGTATTTAATCGTATTCTCATGCAGGAACAGTTTCTTGGCGGTTGCTGTGAGACTACCTCCCGTGTCCAGCAGGTAAACCGCCAAGGTGTGTTTTAACTCTCGAGCTTCCCTTTCTCCCTCCAGGACACGCAAAGGAGCCAGGGCCTCCGTTACGGCCTCTTCCCCCTGGGCAATGCGTTCCCGGCAGTTCTTCACAAAACCCAGCTCCGCCTCGCTGAAACAGTTGCGACCGGGAAAGATTTTCCTTAGATCGGCGGCACATTCACGATTGGCCAGGTAGGCTTCCCTCACAGCTGCGGTGTTCTCCAAATTTCGGAATGTGGTCAAAAGAGCATCTGGCGGAAGCTCAGTTAAGAGGGCCTCCTTCAATGTTTCAATGTCTTGCAAAGTCTTGGGCCCGTCCATAAAAAGGACCAGGCAGCCTTCATAAACATCGGCGAAAGAAGTCCGGCAGAAATGTCGTGCCAAGTCACTGGCTTTCTCCGCCACCTGCGTGGGAATGCCGGTACCGTCTTTGCAAACGGCGATCCACATGGCGTGGATGGAGGCCACATCGATTTGGAACAAATCCGCCAAGCGCCGCATTTTCATAGGCTCGTCCTGCATGATAGCTTTGACCAGTTCGGAAATAACTACTTTGTCGTGGTTCTGGCTCCACAATCTCACCGCCAGCTGTACTATTTCCACAGCCTGCTGGAACTCGCCGCCGGACAGGGGAGTACCTTCCCGGATCAGGAACAAGTCCATGCCCGTGCCTGTGTCGGAATCAATGGCGGCCCGGTACAGCAGCCCTTCCGGCACATAAGGGAATGGTGCCGGCTTCCCTGGTGTGGACGGCAACTGTACGCTCTTCAGGCGGGCATGCAAACCGGACAAGGTCCGGGGCCAGGCAGCCTCATTAAGCACGGTCCCTTTGGCATCAGTCAGGATGACGGTGGCCCGGAGCCGGTCCGAGAGCATTTTGACCACCGTATCCACCGTCCGCTGGTGCTGGGGCAAACGGGAAACACGCTCCAAGAGCTCAACCACCATGGATCCTCCGGCTGACCGGTCCCGGTAAATGGCTTCCATTACTTCGCAAATCACTTCGCTGTATCGCAGGTCCAGCCGGTTACGAGGCATGCAGATCAGGGTAAAATCCAGTTCTTCGGCCAGTTCAATCAACCGTGGATGAATCTCCTTCATAAAGATGCCGACGTAATAAAGAATAAGGCCCACTTCCCCGCCTTCCGCCAGCCGGCGGATGTTCCGGCACTGCAATTCCACATCATCCTTGATGTTGACAAAAGAGGTGATCACTATCTCGCTGCCGTAATACTCGTCGTTAGGGAAATGGGCATCCGTCAGCAATTCCGGATCGACGCTCTCCAGCACGGAAATGGAAGACACAATCTTGTGCAGTCCGCCCCTGCCTGCCACCACTTCCGCATTGCGCAGGGAGGGCAGTTTTAATAAATCGGCTACCGTTACTGCCATTAGGCAGACTCCTTCCTGCCGTTGTCTTTTCGGACAAATACTGTTTAATCCCATTCTAGATAC contains:
- a CDS encoding PucR family transcriptional regulator, which translates into the protein MAVTVADLLKLPSLRNAEVVAGRGGLHKIVSSISVLESVDPELLTDAHFPNDEYYGSEIVITSFVNIKDDVELQCRNIRRLAEGGEVGLILYYVGIFMKEIHPRLIELAEELDFTLICMPRNRLDLRYSEVICEVMEAIYRDRSAGGSMVVELLERVSRLPQHQRTVDTVVKMLSDRLRATVILTDAKGTVLNEAAWPRTLSGLHARLKSVQLPSTPGKPAPFPYVPEGLLYRAAIDSDTGTGMDLFLIREGTPLSGGEFQQAVEIVQLAVRLWSQNHDKVVISELVKAIMQDEPMKMRRLADLFQIDVASIHAMWIAVCKDGTGIPTQVAEKASDLARHFCRTSFADVYEGCLVLFMDGPKTLQDIETLKEALLTELPPDALLTTFRNLENTAAVREAYLANRECAADLRKIFPGRNCFSEAELGFVKNCRERIAQGEEAVTEALAPLRVLEGEREARELKHTLAVYLLDTGGSLTATAKKLFLHENTIKYRLKCISDRLGYRVGTMPASAKLYEAVAISRVLEF